The Prevotella fusca JCM 17724 genome includes a window with the following:
- a CDS encoding SLC13 family permease encodes MAEEKSNALSSHVEMKKVWEILGILVVTTIIWNLPTSCFGIDGLTVVQQRIIAIFVFATLSWLTECIPAWATSLAIMTIMCVTVSKNAFGIFKSDGIGELLDSKEIMASFADPIIMLFLAGFILAIAASKSGLDTLLARNLIKPFGNKSENVLLGFLFITGIFSMFISNTATAALMLTFLAPVFAALPANGKGRIALTMSIPVAANLGGMGTPIGTPPNLIALKYLNDPQGLNMNIDFMHWMAFMAPLVIILLIVSWRIILYFFPFTQKTIQLKIDGEVHRGWRMWVVIITFIITILLWIIPKDITGIDTNTVSMIPMGIFAVTGVITAKDMQEINWSVIWMVAGGFAIGLGMNGSGLADAAIESIPFGNWSPIIILIISGLICYFLSNFISNTATAALLVPILAVVCRGMGNKLDGIGGTSTILIGIAIAASTAMCLPISTPPNAIAYSTGLVKHNDMLKVGLTSGIVSIILGYILLYFIGQANFIG; translated from the coding sequence ATGGCAGAAGAAAAGTCTAATGCACTTAGCAGCCACGTTGAAATGAAGAAAGTCTGGGAAATCTTAGGCATTCTCGTGGTGACAACAATTATCTGGAACCTGCCCACAAGCTGCTTTGGCATTGATGGGTTAACCGTAGTACAACAACGCATCATTGCAATCTTTGTGTTTGCAACCCTTTCATGGCTGACAGAATGTATCCCGGCATGGGCTACATCCCTGGCTATCATGACCATCATGTGCGTCACAGTGTCAAAGAATGCGTTTGGCATCTTCAAGAGCGACGGGATAGGAGAACTCCTTGATTCAAAGGAAATCATGGCATCCTTTGCGGATCCGATCATCATGCTGTTCCTTGCTGGATTCATCCTGGCGATTGCAGCTTCCAAATCGGGACTCGACACATTGCTGGCACGTAACCTTATCAAGCCATTTGGAAACAAGAGTGAGAATGTTCTTCTGGGCTTTCTGTTCATAACAGGAATCTTCTCGATGTTCATTTCAAACACTGCTACAGCAGCCCTCATGCTTACCTTCCTCGCACCAGTCTTTGCTGCTCTCCCTGCCAACGGAAAAGGTCGTATTGCCCTGACGATGTCAATCCCTGTTGCAGCAAACCTTGGAGGTATGGGAACGCCAATCGGTACTCCACCAAACCTTATCGCACTCAAATATCTCAATGACCCACAAGGACTGAACATGAACATTGATTTCATGCACTGGATGGCATTCATGGCTCCGCTTGTAATCATCCTTCTAATTGTTTCATGGAGAATTATCCTATATTTCTTCCCATTTACGCAGAAGACTATTCAGCTGAAGATTGACGGTGAAGTGCATCGTGGATGGCGCATGTGGGTGGTCATCATTACTTTCATCATCACGATTCTCTTATGGATTATCCCAAAAGATATTACCGGCATTGACACCAACACCGTCTCTATGATTCCGATGGGTATCTTCGCCGTTACAGGTGTAATAACTGCAAAGGATATGCAGGAAATCAACTGGAGCGTTATCTGGATGGTTGCCGGAGGTTTTGCAATCGGTCTGGGCATGAACGGTTCCGGATTGGCTGATGCAGCTATCGAGAGTATTCCATTCGGCAACTGGAGTCCTATCATCATCCTTATCATATCCGGACTGATCTGTTACTTCCTGTCAAACTTCATTTCTAACACAGCAACTGCAGCCCTGTTAGTTCCTATCCTTGCCGTAGTATGCCGTGGCATGGGCAACAAGCTGGATGGAATCGGAGGCACAAGCACTATTCTCATCGGTATTGCCATTGCTGCTTCTACGGCTATGTGTCTGCCTATCTCTACCCCGCCGAACGCCATCGCCTATTCAACAGGACTCGTCAAGCACAATGACATGCTCAAGGTGGGACTGACCAGCGGTATCGTCTCAATCATACTGGGTTATATCCTGCTTTACTTCATAGGACAGGCCAACTTCATAGGATAA
- a CDS encoding ABC transporter substrate-binding protein: protein MRQLSVFTLCLLLFLSCSNPRKKMVREGEKGTKKELKYARNITIERTKSYVVVRLLNPWKKGAVLHTYYLVGCGSQVDVPEDGTKVAIPLQKSVVFTTSHANLIEMLHAQKAIAGVADLKYMIIPDVQKRARMKGGIVDCGYAMKPDIERIIDLCADAVLLSPFENSGGYGRLEQIGVPIIECADYMERSALGRAEWMKFYGLLFGKEHEADSLFAVVEENYKSLSKKARQSKVTRSVLPDRKVGAVWYLPGGESSVGLLYKDAHGSYAYAADKHSGSLSMPFETVLDKFGQSDFWVLCYNGDFNCSLLLAEYQGYAKLKPCQTKEIYGCKVDSKPYFEEVSWRPDWLLADLIQLFHPDLHIAPMRYYQKLTD, encoded by the coding sequence ATGCGTCAGTTATCGGTATTTACTCTTTGCCTTTTATTGTTTCTTTCCTGTAGTAACCCTCGAAAGAAGATGGTCCGTGAAGGGGAAAAGGGAACAAAAAAAGAATTAAAATACGCCCGGAATATCACTATTGAACGTACAAAGAGTTATGTGGTAGTACGTTTGTTGAACCCTTGGAAGAAGGGTGCTGTTCTGCATACTTATTATCTTGTTGGCTGTGGCTCGCAGGTGGATGTGCCTGAAGATGGTACAAAGGTTGCAATCCCACTTCAGAAAAGTGTTGTCTTTACGACGTCTCATGCCAACCTCATTGAAATGCTGCATGCACAGAAGGCTATTGCCGGAGTAGCAGACTTGAAGTACATGATTATCCCAGACGTTCAGAAACGTGCACGGATGAAAGGTGGAATAGTGGATTGTGGCTATGCAATGAAGCCTGACATTGAGCGGATTATTGACTTGTGTGCTGATGCTGTCCTGCTTTCTCCCTTTGAGAACAGTGGTGGTTATGGACGTCTGGAGCAGATAGGAGTCCCAATTATAGAATGTGCTGACTATATGGAACGTTCTGCCTTGGGACGTGCAGAATGGATGAAGTTCTACGGTTTGCTCTTCGGAAAGGAACACGAAGCCGATTCGTTGTTTGCTGTCGTGGAAGAGAACTATAAGTCTTTGAGTAAGAAAGCAAGACAGAGTAAGGTGACACGTAGTGTACTGCCTGACAGGAAAGTAGGTGCGGTATGGTATCTGCCAGGTGGTGAGAGCAGTGTCGGTCTGTTATATAAGGATGCGCACGGCTCCTATGCCTATGCAGCAGACAAGCATAGCGGAAGTCTTTCAATGCCTTTCGAAACTGTTTTGGACAAGTTCGGACAGAGTGATTTCTGGGTTTTATGTTATAATGGAGACTTTAATTGTAGTCTGTTGTTAGCTGAATATCAAGGTTATGCAAAGTTGAAGCCTTGTCAGACAAAGGAAATCTATGGCTGTAAGGTAGACAGCAAACCCTACTTTGAGGAGGTGAGCTGGCGACCAGACTGGCTGCTGGCTGACTTGATTCAACTCTTTCATCCTGACTTGCATATTGCTCCCATGCGTTATTACCAGAAACTGACAGATTAA
- a CDS encoding iron ABC transporter permease: MRQNIFIFLAMGIVLLFGLNLLTGSVQIPFADVVDILFNRFDGKESWRYIVLENRLPQTLTSMLCGASLAVCGLMLQTAFRNPLAGPDVFGISSGAGLGVALVMLLLGGSVSISTFTVSGFFAILTAAFIGAIGVTALILFLSTLVRNSILLLIVGIMVGYVSSSVVSLLNFFATEDGVKSYMVWGMGNFGGVPMNHMPLFASLCLAGVVASFFLVKPLNILLLGPQYAESLGISTRQMRNILLVVVGLLTAVTTAFCGPVSFIGLAIPHVSRLLFRTENHQTLLPGTVLSGALIALLCNFICYLPGESGIIPLNAVTPLIGAPVIIYVILKRR, translated from the coding sequence ATGAGACAGAATATCTTTATATTTCTGGCGATGGGTATCGTACTGTTGTTCGGGCTGAACCTTCTGACGGGTTCTGTTCAGATACCGTTTGCTGATGTTGTGGATATTCTCTTTAATCGTTTTGACGGAAAGGAAAGCTGGCGGTATATTGTTTTGGAGAACCGACTCCCACAAACCTTAACCTCCATGCTCTGTGGTGCTTCACTGGCAGTTTGCGGTTTAATGCTACAGACGGCGTTCCGTAATCCCTTGGCAGGGCCAGATGTGTTTGGTATCAGTTCAGGGGCAGGATTAGGCGTAGCATTAGTGATGTTGCTGTTAGGTGGTAGCGTGTCTATATCAACGTTCACGGTGTCAGGCTTCTTTGCTATTCTTACGGCTGCTTTTATCGGTGCAATCGGGGTGACAGCACTTATCCTGTTTCTCTCAACTCTGGTGCGTAACAGCATTTTGTTGCTGATAGTCGGTATAATGGTCGGCTACGTTTCTTCATCCGTCGTTTCCCTTTTGAATTTCTTTGCAACCGAAGACGGCGTGAAGAGTTATATGGTTTGGGGGATGGGGAACTTTGGAGGAGTTCCGATGAACCACATGCCACTCTTTGCATCGCTCTGTCTGGCAGGTGTTGTTGCGTCTTTCTTCTTGGTAAAACCACTGAACATTCTGCTTTTAGGACCGCAATATGCAGAGAGCTTAGGCATTAGTACCCGTCAGATGCGCAATATACTATTAGTGGTAGTAGGACTTTTGACGGCTGTTACAACAGCTTTCTGTGGTCCTGTGTCATTTATAGGATTAGCTATTCCCCATGTATCCCGCTTGCTGTTCCGCACAGAGAATCATCAGACACTTCTTCCCGGAACCGTGCTTAGTGGGGCTTTGATAGCTTTGTTGTGCAACTTTATCTGCTATCTTCCCGGTGAGTCAGGTATTATCCCACTTAATGCAGTCACACCACTTATTGGTGCACCTGTTATAATATATGTGATACTTAAGCGTCGATAA
- a CDS encoding cytidylate kinase-like family protein — MEKKLIINVGRQIGSGGRIIAKMLADEFDCQFYDREILNLAAKESGFSEKFFEQNDEQKGFMKSHFHIHLPLLGDNNFYKSNFSQESLYQFQSDAIREVVKQNPRCVFVGRTADYVLRDNPDTVNIFITASMETRIANICERRSCSNEEARKIIENGENERAKYYNYYTAKTWGAAESYDLCINASILGLEKTKELIAEFIRRKHLL; from the coding sequence ATGGAAAAGAAACTGATAATAAACGTTGGTCGTCAGATTGGAAGCGGCGGTCGTATCATCGCAAAGATGCTTGCCGATGAATTCGACTGTCAGTTCTATGACCGTGAGATACTCAATCTTGCAGCCAAAGAGAGTGGCTTCTCTGAGAAGTTCTTCGAGCAGAATGATGAACAGAAAGGATTTATGAAGAGCCACTTCCACATACATCTCCCACTTCTGGGAGACAACAACTTCTATAAGAGTAACTTCTCACAGGAAAGCCTTTATCAGTTCCAGAGTGATGCTATCCGTGAAGTTGTAAAACAGAACCCACGCTGTGTCTTCGTTGGTAGAACCGCTGATTACGTATTACGGGACAATCCAGACACCGTAAACATCTTCATAACAGCATCCATGGAAACCCGTATCGCCAATATCTGCGAACGGCGCAGCTGTTCAAACGAGGAAGCACGTAAAATAATTGAGAATGGTGAAAATGAACGTGCCAAATACTACAACTACTACACGGCTAAGACCTGGGGAGCAGCTGAAAGTTATGATCTCTGTATTAATGCAAGTATTCTCGGTTTGGAAAAGACCAAGGAATTGATTGCAGAGTTTATCAGAAGAAAGCATCTTCTATGA
- a CDS encoding serpin family protein translates to MIEKEIIYTFQSNSFCTFDDTFYFKSNQFTMAKKLLYFPILLLLASCIQSNKQPNKTPQTLEMAAKEAEPDYQLTEEETRLVSSSNTFSLKFFQLLSSKKNKESMAFSPMAVIYSLNMLNNGADGKTQEVISKALGYSVKDLQSINSLDRKMLIGQRKENTIEQNESQGYMITANFLTLHEQTKVLPDFQEALEHYYFTNIIESANTSKGKEKANRLCKTITKGQIQTLPIKFTGLQAAQLINAVTLKAAWALPFEKEETKPMTFYTSDGKTKQVEMMQNYDSKQVYQGYTGKDYQVLRMPLENGFQMYAILPLKKNNLQAIISKLTVKDLQKISQSTKVYDCVDILFPRFTTSLNIPMKQLYSEMGLGNLFSSEADISKMSSQPLVIDDVFQQISLTVNENGVSAKAVQVTQIETLSAAVHPTKFTFKADHPFLYYILDKYNNICFMGQYMGY, encoded by the coding sequence TTGATAGAAAAAGAAATCATTTATACATTTCAAAGCAATTCTTTTTGTACCTTTGATGACACTTTTTATTTTAAATCAAACCAATTCACTATGGCTAAAAAACTTCTATACTTTCCAATTTTACTTTTATTGGCAAGTTGTATCCAATCTAACAAACAACCTAACAAAACTCCTCAAACTCTTGAAATGGCTGCTAAAGAGGCTGAACCTGACTATCAGCTAACAGAAGAAGAAACAAGATTAGTATCAAGTTCTAACACCTTCAGCCTGAAGTTCTTCCAACTGTTATCCAGCAAAAAGAACAAGGAGAGTATGGCTTTCTCACCTATGGCAGTGATTTATTCGCTGAACATGCTTAATAATGGTGCAGATGGAAAGACACAGGAAGTCATTTCAAAAGCTCTTGGCTACTCGGTAAAAGACCTTCAGAGTATTAATTCACTTGATAGAAAGATGCTTATTGGTCAGAGAAAGGAAAATACCATCGAACAAAATGAATCTCAGGGATATATGATTACTGCGAATTTCCTGACACTTCACGAGCAAACTAAGGTCCTACCCGACTTCCAAGAAGCGTTAGAACACTATTATTTTACCAATATAATCGAATCTGCCAACACTTCGAAAGGCAAAGAAAAAGCTAATAGACTCTGTAAAACGATAACCAAAGGGCAGATTCAGACCTTGCCAATTAAATTTACTGGCCTTCAAGCGGCACAGCTTATTAATGCTGTAACGCTCAAAGCTGCATGGGCTTTACCTTTTGAAAAGGAGGAAACAAAACCTATGACATTCTATACATCGGATGGCAAAACAAAACAAGTTGAAATGATGCAGAACTATGATTCTAAGCAAGTATATCAAGGATATACGGGAAAGGATTATCAAGTACTACGTATGCCGTTAGAAAATGGCTTTCAAATGTATGCCATCCTTCCTCTGAAGAAAAACAACTTGCAAGCTATCATCAGCAAATTAACGGTCAAAGACCTGCAAAAGATATCTCAAAGCACCAAAGTATATGATTGTGTAGACATCCTTTTCCCACGCTTTACCACTTCATTGAATATTCCTATGAAGCAACTGTATAGCGAAATGGGCTTAGGTAATCTTTTCTCTTCTGAGGCTGATATCAGCAAAATGAGTTCTCAACCACTGGTTATTGATGATGTATTCCAGCAGATAAGCCTGACTGTTAACGAGAATGGAGTCAGTGCAAAAGCTGTTCAAGTTACACAAATAGAGACATTATCGGCAGCTGTTCACCCTACAAAGTTCACCTTCAAGGCTGACCATCCTTTCCTTTATTACATTCTTGACAAGTACAACAACATCTGTTTCATGGGGCAATATATGGGTTACTAA
- the purT gene encoding formate-dependent phosphoribosylglycinamide formyltransferase codes for MKKILLLGSGELGKEFVIAAKRAGQYVIACDSYANAPAMQVADEYEVIDMLDGAALDAVVDSHKPDLIIPEIEAIRTERLLDYEQRGIKVAPSARAVNFTMNRRAIRDLAARDLGLRTAKYFYAKTYEEFKAAADEIGFPCVVKPLMSSSGHGQSYVHNDKELEEAFENAMKGARGDVKEVIIEEFIDFESEFTLLTVTQKNGPTLFCPPIGHIQKGGDYRESWQPYAISEEALRKAEHIANEVTRALTGYGIWGVEFFLTKKGEVIFSELSPRPHDTGMVTLAHTTNLSEFELHFRAVMGLPIPAIHLEHAGCSAVILSPIESDKPLFYNLMDACKEDCTRLRIFGKPVAHIGRRMGIALCYGEVGTDMDALRDKAKRVAETVLGTDPYMRK; via the coding sequence ATGAAAAAAATCTTGTTATTGGGCTCAGGTGAACTGGGCAAGGAGTTCGTCATTGCAGCCAAGCGTGCTGGTCAGTATGTTATAGCATGCGACAGCTATGCGAATGCACCTGCCATGCAGGTCGCTGATGAGTATGAAGTAATTGACATGCTTGACGGTGCTGCGCTTGATGCAGTTGTTGACTCCCATAAGCCTGACCTCATCATTCCTGAAATTGAGGCTATCCGTACGGAACGCCTGCTCGACTATGAACAGCGTGGAATAAAGGTCGCTCCATCAGCACGTGCTGTGAACTTCACAATGAACCGCCGCGCAATACGTGACCTTGCAGCACGAGATCTGGGATTAAGGACAGCCAAATACTTCTATGCCAAGACATACGAGGAATTCAAAGCTGCAGCTGACGAGATTGGTTTCCCATGTGTGGTAAAACCTCTGATGAGTTCAAGTGGGCATGGTCAGAGTTATGTTCACAATGACAAGGAACTGGAAGAAGCATTTGAGAATGCTATGAAAGGTGCACGTGGTGATGTTAAGGAGGTGATTATTGAAGAGTTCATCGATTTTGAAAGCGAATTCACTCTGCTTACTGTTACACAGAAGAATGGTCCTACCCTCTTTTGCCCACCTATTGGACATATACAGAAAGGTGGTGATTACCGTGAGAGCTGGCAGCCATACGCCATATCAGAAGAGGCTTTACGTAAGGCGGAACACATCGCCAATGAAGTTACACGTGCACTCACTGGATATGGTATTTGGGGAGTTGAGTTCTTCTTGACAAAGAAAGGAGAGGTTATATTCTCTGAGTTGTCACCTCGTCCACATGACACAGGTATGGTCACATTGGCGCATACAACCAACTTAAGCGAGTTTGAACTCCACTTCCGTGCAGTAATGGGACTTCCTATACCGGCAATCCATCTTGAACATGCAGGTTGTTCTGCTGTAATCCTTTCTCCAATAGAATCAGATAAACCATTGTTTTACAACTTAATGGATGCCTGCAAGGAAGATTGCACCCGCCTGCGCATCTTCGGCAAACCGGTTGCTCACATAGGTCGTCGTATGGGTATAGCTCTCTGCTATGGTGAAGTAGGTACTGACATGGACGCTCTTCGTGACAAAGCTAAACGAGTTGCCGAAACCGTATTGGGTACAGATCCTTATATGAGGAAATAA
- a CDS encoding metallophosphoesterase family protein, whose amino-acid sequence MKRIGIISDTHGYWDNKYEYYLGECDEIWHAGDIGSMEVADKFEAMNPIFRAVCGNIDDYTMRNRYRDILRFKCEDVDVLLKHIGGYPGRYDRSVQSMLYASPPNLFVDGHSHILKIQFDKTLNLLHINPGAAGQRGWHKDRTLVRLTIEGNKFTDCEVITLGDKQPEYK is encoded by the coding sequence ATGAAGCGTATCGGCATAATCTCTGACACCCACGGCTACTGGGATAATAAATATGAATACTATCTTGGCGAATGTGACGAGATATGGCATGCCGGTGACATCGGTTCAATGGAGGTTGCGGATAAGTTTGAAGCTATGAACCCCATCTTCCGTGCAGTATGCGGTAATATTGATGACTACACTATGCGTAATCGCTACCGTGATATTCTGCGTTTCAAGTGCGAGGATGTTGATGTGCTGTTGAAACATATTGGTGGCTATCCCGGACGATATGACCGTTCGGTACAGAGCATGCTCTATGCTTCTCCGCCCAATCTTTTTGTTGATGGACATTCTCATATCCTCAAGATACAGTTTGACAAGACATTGAACCTGCTGCATATAAATCCCGGAGCTGCAGGTCAGCGTGGATGGCATAAAGACAGAACTTTGGTGAGATTGACCATAGAGGGCAATAAATTCACTGATTGCGAAGTTATAACATTAGGAGACAAACAACCAGAATATAAATAA
- a CDS encoding sugar 3,4-ketoisomerase: MKENKASIGKIISLPKIVDPRGNLSVAEGMKDIPFNVSRVYWTYDVPSGAFRGGHSHKHCREFIIAVSGSFTVTLDDGIHKQSFLLNHPYQGLLVDTDTWRTLDDFSSGAVCLVLAESPFDESDYIRDYNEYLNYKASKGK, translated from the coding sequence ATGAAAGAAAACAAGGCTTCTATAGGGAAGATTATATCACTGCCGAAGATTGTTGACCCACGTGGCAATCTCTCCGTAGCCGAGGGTATGAAAGATATTCCGTTCAATGTCTCTCGCGTCTATTGGACTTATGATGTGCCATCAGGGGCTTTCCGTGGTGGACATTCACATAAGCATTGCCGTGAGTTCATCATTGCAGTAAGTGGTTCATTCACCGTGACATTGGATGATGGAATTCATAAACAGTCTTTCCTACTGAATCACCCCTATCAAGGACTATTGGTAGATACGGACACTTGGCGCACACTCGATGATTTCTCGTCGGGTGCTGTATGCCTGGTACTGGCAGAATCCCCCTTTGATGAGTCTGATTATATTCGTGATTATAATGAATATCTGAACTATAAGGCATCTAAAGGCAAATAA
- the rfbB gene encoding dTDP-glucose 4,6-dehydratase, with amino-acid sequence MKTYLVTGAAGFIGANYIKYLLHKKYVNEEIKVIILDALTYAGNLGTIKDDIDDERCIFVKGDIRDRELADRLFAEYDIDYLVNFAAESHVDRSIEDPQLFLSVNILGTQNLMDAARHAWVTGKNEQGYPTWKAGKRYHQVSTDEVYGSLGAEGYFTEQTPLCPHSPYSASKTSADHFVMAYHDTYHMPVTITRCSNNYGPYHFPEKLIPLIINNILEGKKLPVYGEGLNVRDWLYVEDHCKAIDMVVREGRDGEVYNVGGHNEMKNIDIVKLTIKTIHGMMAEDKSLRSILKKQVKDSNGDIDISWINEELITHVPDRLGHDARYAIDPTKIKNELGWYPETMFAEGIVKTIRWNLEHQEWIQDVTSGDYQKYYDMMYTQKGRL; translated from the coding sequence ATGAAAACCTATTTAGTAACTGGTGCTGCTGGCTTTATCGGCGCTAACTACATTAAGTATCTGCTTCATAAGAAGTATGTGAATGAAGAAATCAAGGTGATAATCCTCGATGCCCTTACCTATGCAGGTAATCTCGGAACCATCAAGGATGATATTGATGACGAGCGATGTATCTTTGTGAAGGGTGACATTCGTGACCGTGAACTTGCTGACCGCCTTTTCGCAGAATATGATATTGACTACCTTGTCAACTTTGCTGCAGAAAGTCATGTTGACCGTTCGATTGAAGATCCGCAGCTTTTCCTTTCCGTAAATATCCTTGGTACACAGAACCTCATGGATGCGGCACGTCATGCATGGGTGACAGGAAAAAATGAGCAAGGTTATCCTACCTGGAAAGCTGGAAAGCGTTATCACCAGGTGTCAACAGATGAAGTATATGGTTCACTGGGAGCAGAGGGCTACTTCACGGAACAGACTCCACTCTGCCCACACAGTCCCTACTCTGCCAGCAAGACCAGTGCAGACCATTTCGTAATGGCTTATCATGACACCTATCATATGCCTGTAACCATTACCCGTTGCTCTAACAACTATGGTCCTTATCACTTCCCAGAGAAGCTGATTCCATTGATTATCAATAATATCCTTGAAGGAAAGAAACTTCCTGTATATGGTGAAGGTCTGAATGTCCGCGACTGGCTTTACGTTGAAGACCACTGCAAGGCTATTGACATGGTTGTACGTGAAGGTCGTGATGGGGAGGTTTACAATGTTGGTGGACATAACGAAATGAAGAATATCGACATCGTCAAGCTCACTATCAAGACTATCCACGGTATGATGGCAGAGGACAAAAGCCTTCGTTCTATTCTTAAAAAGCAAGTGAAAGACAGCAATGGTGATATTGACATCAGCTGGATCAATGAAGAATTGATTACACATGTTCCTGACCGTCTTGGGCATGACGCACGTTACGCCATTGACCCTACAAAGATCAAGAACGAATTAGGATGGTATCCAGAGACAATGTTTGCTGAGGGTATTGTGAAGACAATCCGTTGGAATCTGGAGCATCAGGAGTGGATTCAGGATGTTACTTCGGGAGATTACCAGAAGTATTACGACATGATGTACACTCAGAAAGGAAGATTATAA
- a CDS encoding MATE family efflux transporter, whose translation MDNKKATLELGTKPVGKLLAQYALPAIIAMTAASLYNIIDRVFIGQVVGPMAISGLAITFPFINLGAAFGATVGVGASTAISAKLGQRDYETAENILGNTVTLNLIIGSVFGIICLIFLNPILRFFGASDATLPYARSFMEVILAGNVISHMYFGMNAVLRAASKPRQAMMATIFTVVMNIFLDFVFIRLWHWGIRDAAFATVISQALALCWQMKQFANHNELLHLKYGIYRLKKHLVENIISIGISPFLMNVCACIVVIFMNNQLVKYGGDMAVGAYGIANSIAMIFVMFVIGLDQGMQPIAGYNYGSQQTDRLMRVLKLTILTATGIMVTGWLIAHIAPYYCARMFTTDSELIRQAIKAIQINMMMYPLIGYQMVITNFFQCIGKVKISIFLSLSRQLLFLLPLLAILPHFFQVDGVWASLPSSDLTASLVAAIIMTVYMRRLKQQAINKQDV comes from the coding sequence ATGGATAATAAGAAAGCGACCTTAGAATTAGGAACAAAGCCTGTAGGCAAGTTGCTGGCACAATATGCGTTACCGGCTATTATAGCCATGACGGCAGCATCGCTCTATAACATCATAGACCGGGTATTCATTGGTCAGGTTGTTGGTCCGATGGCTATATCCGGTCTGGCTATTACTTTTCCTTTTATCAATCTTGGCGCAGCCTTTGGTGCTACTGTAGGAGTAGGTGCCTCAACAGCTATCAGCGCGAAATTAGGCCAGCGCGACTATGAGACGGCAGAAAACATCCTTGGCAACACTGTAACATTAAACCTGATTATAGGAAGTGTCTTCGGGATAATCTGCCTTATCTTTCTTAATCCTATCTTACGTTTCTTTGGTGCGAGTGACGCAACACTCCCCTATGCACGCAGCTTTATGGAGGTTATCTTGGCAGGCAACGTCATATCCCACATGTATTTTGGGATGAATGCCGTACTTCGTGCCGCTTCCAAACCACGTCAGGCAATGATGGCAACTATCTTTACTGTCGTGATGAATATCTTTCTCGATTTCGTATTCATAAGATTATGGCATTGGGGAATCCGTGACGCAGCTTTTGCCACTGTCATTTCACAGGCATTGGCACTTTGCTGGCAGATGAAACAGTTTGCCAATCATAATGAGCTGCTTCATCTTAAATATGGTATCTATCGACTTAAAAAACATCTGGTGGAGAATATTATTTCCATTGGAATTTCACCTTTCTTGATGAATGTCTGTGCCTGCATTGTGGTTATTTTCATGAATAATCAGCTGGTAAAATATGGCGGAGACATGGCTGTCGGCGCATATGGCATAGCCAACAGCATAGCTATGATTTTCGTGATGTTTGTCATTGGACTGGACCAAGGTATGCAACCAATAGCTGGTTATAACTATGGCTCGCAGCAGACCGACCGGCTTATGCGTGTGCTGAAACTTACCATCCTTACAGCAACAGGAATCATGGTTACAGGCTGGCTGATAGCCCATATAGCCCCTTATTATTGTGCACGTATGTTCACGACAGATTCCGAACTGATTCGTCAAGCCATCAAGGCAATCCAGATAAACATGATGATGTATCCTCTCATAGGGTATCAGATGGTGATAACCAACTTCTTCCAGTGTATCGGCAAGGTAAAGATAAGTATCTTCCTTTCCCTCTCCCGCCAGCTGTTATTCCTCCTTCCGCTGCTTGCCATACTGCCGCATTTTTTCCAAGTGGATGGTGTATGGGCTTCATTACCATCAAGCGATTTAACGGCATCACTGGTTGCTGCAATCATCATGACTGTCTACATGCGCCGACTGAAGCAGCAGGCTATTAATAAACAAGACGTATAA